The genomic interval GAATAAAGAGGGAAATTAACAAATTCCTTTTCTTTAGAATAATTGCGTGGTGAACAACGAAAGATAAATTCAGGCTTATATTTTTTTTGATAACTTCTTAAACTTTTCAGAGTTCTACTTGTTCCGCTCTTAACTTCAATAGGATAAATTTTATTCTTATAATTGATTATAAAATCAACTTCCGCCTCACCTCTTGATGTCCAATAAAAAAGTTCTTCAATATCTATATTTTTTAATTCCATAGCAACAAAATTCTCAATAAAAGCACCATTATATTCTTTAAATAGTTGAGTTGGATTTATTATTAATTCAGATGGCAAATCAAGCATTGCTCCGAGTAATCCTGTATCCAAAATATATATTTTAAATTTTGATTTATCAGAATAGCCCGATAATGGAAATTTCGGACTGCTAATATTGTATGCAATATTTACCAATCCGGCTTGTTTAAGCCATTCGATAGTTTGTTCATAGCGAGAAGCTCTGGCTTGCGTTTTTATATCCATATATTTGAACTTTTTATTTTCTTTTGATAATTGATAAGGAATTGAATTCCACAACTCTAATGTCTTAATTGCTTGTGCCTTACTTGAATATTTTGAGAAATCCTTTTGATAGGCTTTTAGTATTTCCTTTTGAATTCTTCTAACGGATTTAACATCTTTATTGTTAATGTAATCTTGCAATACCTCTGGCATACCTCCAACAAAAAGATATTGCTTTAAATAATATATCAATTTTTGGTGTATTATTTCAGGTATAGCTTTAATTTCCGCAACTGATACTATCCTTTCTTTTAACATTTCTTCGTTAGATGCAGATAAATATTCCGAAAAGCTCATAGGATACATTTCTAAAAAGTTGACTTTACCCACAGGAAAACTATGGTTTTTTCCAACTGCTACTCCCAACAACGAGCCTGCAGCTATAATATGATACTCAGGGGTTTCTTCATTAAAATATTTTAATGAAGTAATGGCTTCCTCAGATGCTTGAATCTCATCAAAAATAATTAGTGTTTCTTCTGCTTGAATCTTTATTCCACTAAAAAAACTAATTTCTGTAATAATTTTGTCGGGATTAATATTTGATTTGAATAGCTGTCGTAAATCCTCATTTTTTTCAAAATCAAGGTAAACATAGTTTTTATATTCTTCCTTAGCAAATTGCAATATAGTATATGTTTTTCCAACTTGACGTGCTCCTTGCAATAACAAGGGTTTTCGTTTTTTTTGCTTTTTCCACAAAAGTAGTTTATCGTATATTTCTCGCTTCATTTTCAAAATTTATATTTGTAAAAGTGTTACAAATATATAAATTTATCTTGGTAAAAGTGACAGTTTGTATTAAATTTATCTTGGTAAAAGTGACAGTTTACATGAGTTTTATGTTGGTAAAAGTGTCGTTATTTACAAGCTGATTTCTGCAAAGCATTGGTTTTGTGTTTCGTGCAGTGGGCTATTTGTGTTTGTCTATTACATTCTCAATTTGTCTTGTCAATTTAGGGATTTTATTCCTAACCACATCCCATACAATTGAATAGTTTATTCCAAATAATTTTTAGGCATAAATTGTTTCTTTTAAAATGTATGAGCCAATATATTTGCTTAAACCATTTTTTGTTACTATCTCAACTTTGTAATTCTTAAAAGTATTTTCTAATATTTCATGAACAGCCATAAGATTATCAAAAGTTTCATGCTTTGGTTCAAAGTCAACTAATAAATCAATATCACTCTCTTTGTGTTGAGTGTTTTGAGAATAAGATCCAAACAAACCAATTTCTGTAACCCCTTTTTGTCTTAAATACTTTTTCTCTATTTTAAGTAATTTTAATATTTTTTCTTTATTTAACATCTTAATTTTAATTCAAAAATAATCAAAAAACTACTAACATGCAATTCTTTAGGGGGGGGCAATAAATACATTTCTTTT from Bacteroidota bacterium carries:
- a CDS encoding ATP-binding protein, whose product is MKREIYDKLLLWKKQKKRKPLLLQGARQVGKTYTILQFAKEEYKNYVYLDFEKNEDLRQLFKSNINPDKIITEISFFSGIKIQAEETLIIFDEIQASEEAITSLKYFNEETPEYHIIAAGSLLGVAVGKNHSFPVGKVNFLEMYPMSFSEYLSASNEEMLKERIVSVAEIKAIPEIIHQKLIYYLKQYLFVGGMPEVLQDYINNKDVKSVRRIQKEILKAYQKDFSKYSSKAQAIKTLELWNSIPYQLSKENKKFKYMDIKTQARASRYEQTIEWLKQAGLVNIAYNISSPKFPLSGYSDKSKFKIYILDTGLLGAMLDLPSELIINPTQLFKEYNGAFIENFVAMELKNIDIEELFYWTSRGEAEVDFIINYKNKIYPIEVKSGTSRTLKSLRSYQKKYKPEFIFRCSPRNYSKEKEFVNFPLYS
- a CDS encoding nucleotidyltransferase family protein, with protein sequence MLNKEKILKLLKIEKKYLRQKGVTEIGLFGSYSQNTQHKESDIDLLVDFEPKHETFDNLMAVHEILENTFKNYKVEIVTKNGLSKYIGSYILKETIYA